A genomic segment from Bacillota bacterium encodes:
- a CDS encoding polysaccharide deacetylase family protein codes for MVRKMRGAPAIFYVILGILIGMAGMMVSPRTYDSILSWRFLGGFSLGRFNPGSEKIHRVPEPADLVKLYPDVVVRQWAPKTPSVAITFDDGPDDKYTPKILDILRDHRVRATFFLIGSSAEKYPDIVKRIIAEGHEIGNHTYHHVNLANMAPWQVVAELKKANTALSRIANRWPMAVRPPYGAIDPLAVEAIAKEGYRVVLWTIDSLDWHGLSAEKVLDNVMPALKSGTIVLHHSAGGPEEDLSGMLEALPTIIKTLQSQGYSFLTIPEVIEQYEAERKAVHAGAPEE; via the coding sequence ATGGTCAGGAAAATGCGGGGTGCCCCTGCGATATTTTATGTCATTCTCGGGATTCTCATAGGCATGGCCGGAATGATGGTATCTCCAAGGACCTATGATTCCATTCTCAGCTGGCGTTTCCTGGGAGGGTTTAGCCTTGGGAGATTCAACCCAGGATCCGAAAAAATCCATAGGGTCCCCGAGCCAGCTGATCTTGTGAAGTTATACCCTGATGTGGTGGTGAGGCAATGGGCGCCCAAAACTCCTTCCGTCGCCATCACTTTTGATGATGGGCCTGACGATAAATACACCCCAAAAATATTGGATATACTCCGGGACCACAGAGTGAGAGCTACTTTTTTCCTGATCGGTTCCAGCGCCGAAAAGTATCCTGATATAGTCAAGCGTATTATAGCTGAAGGTCACGAGATAGGGAATCATACTTATCATCATGTCAATCTCGCCAACATGGCTCCATGGCAGGTGGTCGCCGAATTGAAAAAGGCCAATACAGCCTTGTCGCGAATCGCAAATAGATGGCCGATGGCAGTGAGGCCACCTTATGGCGCTATTGACCCCCTTGCCGTTGAGGCGATAGCAAAGGAAGGCTACAGGGTGGTGCTGTGGACAATAGATTCTCTTGACTGGCATGGCCTCTCAGCGGAGAAGGTGCTAGATAATGTAATGCCGGCTCTTAAGAGCGGAACCATAGTGCTCCATCATTCAGCAGGTGGCCCCGAGGAGGATCTTTCGGGCATGCTAGAAGCCCTCCCAACTATTATCAAAACCCTTCAGTCGCAGGGTTACTCCTTCCTCACCATTCCCGAAGTCATCGAACAATATGAGGCTGAGAGAAAGGCCGTTCATGCTGGCGCGCCCGAGGAGTGA
- a CDS encoding helix-turn-helix transcriptional regulator, producing MSKYSYENGDICDEFNPSTDAASGLKDALLEVAGLSELFRVLGDETRTKILYLLSRQELCVCDIAQILEMSLPAVSHHLRLLKMMRLVKYRRDGKVVYYSLDDDHILSLIHQAQEHFAEDR from the coding sequence ATGAGCAAATACTCCTATGAAAATGGGGACATTTGCGATGAGTTCAATCCCTCTACGGACGCGGCATCGGGGCTCAAGGATGCGCTCCTTGAGGTGGCGGGCCTCTCGGAGCTATTCAGGGTTCTCGGGGATGAAACTCGCACAAAGATCCTGTATCTTTTATCCAGGCAAGAGCTCTGTGTATGTGATATCGCACAGATTCTGGAAATGAGCCTACCAGCCGTGTCTCATCATTTGAGGCTTCTCAAGATGATGAGACTTGTGAAATACCGGAGGGACGGGAAAGTAGTCTATTATTCCCTCGATGACGACCATATCTTGAGCCTGATCCATCAGGCCCAGGAACATTTTGCCGAGGATAGATGA